Proteins found in one Deinococcus radiopugnans ATCC 19172 genomic segment:
- a CDS encoding translocation/assembly module TamB domain-containing protein → MREKLDRARRGGRVTDDPAAREVRAEPEHRQPARPAARRRWPWAVLGLLAVLALVVVFSPTLFGGWLLARSGPALGLSAGRVTGPVWAPRLEGVTLTRPGVDAQAGSAGVTVEAFNPFTRTLRLGASVRDATVNLNADELIRSLDSGGSGEGGGAGWTVIPGRVEVQNTRVNVDGKKGEIPDGQFQVTARPDGGWNVQGRTPQGELSADVTLGDNNVITADLNADARIINFYWPGVTAGRLRGTYVLNDGPLRGDLKLTGAALRVPEAKFVTVTGIGGTVTQRGDDIDVTLAGQGWNGPVTATGRVDLKAQHWAVTADAAPTVSGLAQALGTTGAGTLALRVTAGGWQDVRVSAQATGTGRLAGIEFSDAQASYAFGHVAGEKAPQNNDLTFSADTQLGEAPQRLTGNWTFGQMGEAQLIGAFGQKPLNVQASIDAQNLVTLNGEGLGGPLSGTFNLKDTRLNALIQPEYGAARARVALSGTPDDLRAVITDGAAGPFPLAGTARLNGQGLQAALTSGAAGTVQLDLNRDFQGSWRARDVQGAGLTLSGAGRLDLTSGDVTGTLTARVPGVTQTLSGPLSVNYLRQQGTFTSGQQALRWNGDAFPVTLRHLPVAGGLRVSGDVTVTNTLKAFGTLTARGNGFDLTATGRGTRASLRGSANGVTVLADTQLQAPYNTAARLQGADIQGNLSLTDAGVRFDLTTAGQTARGVIDGQNVDASGRVNLAALRPLVNLPDLNGTLNLNLAGRGGTVAVDASVAGADVAGTLNRTDGAVTADLKANYAQATARLSGQVYPRVAVSGTVSAQGQTLNAAVNGPYDALRARVTGRSGELSFSGVTLPPQAVDLSGTLTPRLAVSGSWGELNVTYDGATGLARVTGTQALTAFGQTGRVEGRATWGPGESGAFRGAVDARGQLDQYTVALSGPWSNLNVLLTDREGLSARGTASLPDGRYDVNVRGPIAGGLFVEGQVQGRGSEPRGRIAVRDRQGGSARVDLRGFSDFDVQARGLTLAGQKLTGDLQARSGVLSGTLQAGPLTVNAQNGRINAAGEIAGQTVSASGRLTLPATLDDLKLNVSGPYLTAQASGGVSDLRGTVALRAQRFGAAPLTLSVPAQRFPLTASLTGGRATVGGLTYSNGGWSGTLTARYALSGTPGTVRLVGGNETLAAVPFGPLSGRVQVLPQLGGAVTASLSPALPLLPAALRAEVLPGRVTAQLSQAGATLSSAGTRYLGQPLDLQARVNWQGAVSASGALDHPWARLPFTYAGQTLKIRGATLDARALKPVLGDPLSDLRGRATLDLSVPQLDIAQASGQARLDLSAQGQRAAGNIALARGQVSANLNSTLAGLNVRLRGPLYPQANAALTLDGLKATLRGNAENTLTLRATGQYAERAVDVTVAATGLTTDAASVQLDGTVAGAALNLAVNQGAGKGLAAWNTAGSVSVPDLKPVLGSDLAGHLTATLDGTLADLRLNTAGTVAGVHVQAPASYRGGVLRLQGATATLPQGTVRASGPVFPALRLSAKATITELLPGSYTVQITGAYGKPDINVQGVLKEGLAGLQAQGTRLSARLLGQDWKVGLSGTKLAGTLRGQLGTNALGGVSRADLTVNATYLGGGADAPISVRLSGHPGWNARTGWSGTLRAVGDVPGGPLDAVLDGDGALNVAALVGTGKTQARLTGRLPADLAFRPGGTLNLQAFDVGALWGRPEQLRVSGAATVGGASWSAPEGSFTGKLQDSGNELSGTLAASYRGGNVSAQLNGPVVTGRAALESGRYVASLKAGTLRLARLLPRGLDVDALTFAGRVEAAGTLAAGPQVLELQNIALKGQQQQAGPFSLYGDAGYRWRAGGQDVLRTALSGSLRGGVLKAQGQLPDGVRVTVRDLGTSFLNSPVLNGGKVGADVTLRGAVGNPAVEGSVTARTGSFDALATLAGRVRDPHAVARITLLGAAGGTLYADAQALDLSAGTLRAKLYGTVQSGGNTATVNLNGVWPRLAGTVQATLAGVDDTLNLTADGRGGYALDAGSLGSGTVTLQQGQGFIPGLTGSLSLTPLPWVNGSGQLDVAATLAGTLSAPTVAATVVSRGASAYGVTLADTAGRLGGTLNDVMGTLGQAGKTVATLDAGKVTLDGLRLSAAGSTVRVSGAAGLDGRADLDLTADGTLRGVLTAKYRARSLSLAGQLEGPQNLAAAVDLRADPFTGWHGDVRVTGGPSLGGSGDVLTAPAVLNVSGPLAHPLARGTAGLLGAGARIVAAQTGVQVRLVDGPGASANGAVGVRPGQNGEWRWDGALSLTRPELSLSVTPSGALADPRVLLSVRRGEWRASGTATLAGTDLRVSDGERDGSLSFRDGQLQTSLPGLQLARLGIPDLNGVLTASGTLDTGTQDGQVSVKVTDFTSAAEVPYLGLQLSGDGRADVTLRGGRPTVAAQLTLPSGTLQLNALQGQKTWTGRLTGSLRQQGGTLNVNVGLDSGGLTGRLGAVTYPVEVANQRLTVDGEVNLKGQSFGATLSARNEVGGASVAASGGIADLLPDAPLELLALRPTGEGYSAQAVLDDLEISNLKIAPDLSGRLSGNANLQDGGGTFVLRSEGLMVGPKTLPARLEGTLAGGSWRIRGFLGQSDFTAGFSTAGEGSGEVFGQGSLRALPVGALVAAFTGAAPGEGVVTGVARFRFPLADPLAGSANVVAERIRVSASSGAGEAASTETLTGTGTLEYAGRELRGVNIQLTGAGTWDVRGQYTRQAVDLNARFTNTTFTPVLRLIPGLADLDPSLRGSLTLSAAGTYERPRGLLRVQNLSGSVAGLSLEIPSFAGDLPDSGAFTAGGTVLTGGALGANGTLDVRGQLTLGRLSGTRVAFSGLLAPQGLGALPNSTVVLTQNGEAFTVDAASRSSSAASGAGTLRLTGQVSPTLDLTLTARNYNLPLSVIFARESALNADLRAVDDGTLIRVSGAASFQRLILGRADAKATIPTLGQTNGQTLNGPGSGTGRTTDNYVSPLPEIYSTFPAPAPTGEAAPRPARPFLERVVFEDLPIRAPGGVRVDESLARAEFSTAGLTLAGSGARPRLSGSVRSERGLIYLRENEFTLAGSSVTFGGEGLLPTFDITAAGQVQAVTTRQRVPVTLNLRGEFVTRADGQAALDLNTTLRCTSEGSACRNPDTGQDYTEPELYALVATGVPNLTALPGNIGALGASAVQTALNVFVLGELERTLAKAFGLDVFRLTPNLTAEDGNLGATLTLGSYLTRDLYLQYQVDLAGQGLLDATYSTPDDRFTFRVSTPLTGLDLGSLRPSFSAGYNVNPRTNLSIGVQNGDVSTRIRFGVTYRIGGR, encoded by the coding sequence ATGCGAGAGAAACTGGACCGGGCGCGGCGTGGGGGGCGCGTGACCGACGACCCGGCGGCCCGCGAGGTCCGCGCCGAGCCTGAACACCGTCAACCCGCCCGCCCCGCCGCCCGGCGGCGCTGGCCGTGGGCCGTGCTGGGCCTGCTGGCCGTGCTGGCGCTGGTGGTGGTGTTCTCCCCCACCCTGTTCGGCGGCTGGCTGCTGGCCCGCTCCGGCCCGGCCCTGGGCCTCAGCGCCGGGCGGGTGACCGGGCCAGTCTGGGCGCCACGGCTTGAAGGCGTGACGCTGACCCGGCCCGGTGTGGACGCGCAGGCCGGGTCGGCGGGCGTGACGGTGGAAGCGTTCAACCCCTTTACCCGGACGCTGCGGCTGGGCGCGTCGGTGCGCGACGCCACCGTGAACCTGAACGCCGACGAGCTGATCCGCAGCCTGGACAGCGGGGGCAGCGGCGAGGGCGGCGGCGCCGGTTGGACCGTGATCCCCGGCCGGGTCGAGGTGCAGAACACCCGCGTAAACGTGGACGGCAAGAAGGGCGAGATCCCGGACGGGCAGTTCCAGGTGACGGCGCGTCCGGACGGCGGCTGGAATGTGCAGGGTCGCACGCCCCAGGGCGAACTGAGTGCCGACGTGACCCTGGGCGACAATAACGTCATCACCGCCGATCTGAACGCGGACGCCCGGATCATCAACTTCTACTGGCCGGGCGTGACGGCGGGGCGCCTCCGCGGAACGTACGTGCTGAACGACGGTCCCCTGCGCGGCGATCTGAAGCTCACCGGCGCCGCCCTGCGCGTGCCGGAAGCGAAATTCGTGACGGTCACCGGCATCGGCGGCACCGTGACCCAGCGGGGCGACGACATCGACGTGACACTGGCTGGGCAGGGCTGGAACGGCCCGGTGACGGCCACGGGGCGGGTGGACCTGAAGGCCCAGCACTGGGCGGTCACGGCGGACGCCGCTCCCACCGTCTCGGGGCTGGCGCAGGCGCTGGGCACCACGGGTGCGGGCACGCTGGCGCTACGGGTCACGGCGGGTGGCTGGCAGGACGTGCGGGTCTCGGCGCAGGCCACCGGGACCGGGCGCCTGGCCGGCATTGAGTTCAGCGACGCGCAGGCCAGCTACGCCTTTGGGCATGTCGCGGGGGAAAAGGCGCCGCAGAACAACGACCTGACCTTCAGCGCGGACACCCAGCTGGGGGAGGCCCCGCAGCGGCTGACCGGCAACTGGACCTTCGGGCAGATGGGCGAGGCCCAGCTGATCGGCGCGTTCGGGCAAAAGCCGCTGAACGTGCAGGCCAGCATCGACGCGCAGAATCTGGTCACACTGAACGGGGAGGGGCTGGGCGGCCCGCTGTCGGGCACCTTCAATCTGAAGGACACTCGCCTGAACGCGCTCATCCAGCCCGAGTACGGCGCGGCGCGGGCGCGGGTGGCGCTGAGCGGCACGCCCGACGACCTGCGGGCGGTGATCACCGACGGCGCGGCCGGACCGTTCCCGCTGGCCGGCACGGCCCGCCTGAACGGGCAGGGCTTGCAGGCGGCCCTGACCAGCGGGGCTGCGGGAACGGTGCAGCTCGATCTGAATCGCGACTTTCAGGGCAGCTGGCGCGCCCGCGACGTGCAGGGCGCGGGCCTGACCCTGTCCGGCGCGGGGCGACTGGACCTGACCAGCGGCGACGTGACCGGCACCCTGACGGCCCGCGTGCCGGGCGTGACCCAGACCCTCAGCGGGCCGCTGAGCGTGAACTATCTGCGGCAGCAGGGCACCTTCACTTCTGGTCAGCAGGCGCTGCGCTGGAACGGCGACGCCTTTCCGGTCACGCTCCGCCATCTGCCGGTCGCGGGCGGCCTGCGGGTCAGCGGCGACGTGACCGTGACCAACACCCTCAAGGCCTTCGGCACCCTGACGGCGCGCGGCAACGGCTTCGACCTGACCGCCACCGGACGCGGCACCCGCGCCAGCCTGCGCGGCAGCGCGAACGGCGTGACCGTGCTGGCCGATACCCAACTGCAAGCCCCCTACAACACGGCGGCCCGTTTGCAGGGCGCCGACATTCAGGGCAATCTCAGCCTGACGGACGCGGGGGTCCGTTTCGATCTGACCACGGCGGGGCAGACGGCGCGGGGCGTGATCGACGGCCAGAACGTGGACGCCAGCGGGCGCGTCAACCTCGCGGCGCTGCGCCCGCTGGTCAACCTGCCGGACCTCAACGGCACGCTGAACCTGAATCTGGCCGGGCGGGGAGGGACGGTGGCCGTGGACGCCAGCGTGGCGGGGGCAGACGTGGCCGGAACACTGAACCGCACGGACGGCGCGGTGACGGCGGACCTGAAAGCGAACTATGCCCAGGCCACCGCCCGCCTGAGCGGACAGGTCTACCCGCGGGTGGCGGTCAGCGGCACCGTCTCGGCGCAGGGGCAGACGCTGAACGCGGCGGTGAATGGCCCCTACGACGCGCTGCGGGCGCGGGTCACGGGCCGCAGCGGCGAACTGTCGTTCAGCGGCGTGACCCTGCCGCCCCAGGCGGTGGACCTGAGCGGCACCCTGACGCCGCGGCTGGCGGTCAGCGGCAGCTGGGGCGAGCTGAACGTGACCTACGACGGCGCCACCGGGCTGGCCCGCGTGACCGGCACGCAGGCGCTGACCGCCTTCGGGCAGACAGGCCGAGTGGAGGGCCGCGCCACCTGGGGACCGGGCGAAAGCGGCGCCTTCCGGGGCGCGGTGGACGCCCGCGGCCAACTGGATCAGTACACGGTGGCCCTGAGCGGCCCATGGAGCAACCTGAACGTGCTGCTCACGGACCGCGAGGGCCTCAGCGCACGCGGCACCGCCTCGTTGCCGGACGGGCGCTACGACGTCAACGTGCGCGGCCCCATCGCGGGCGGACTGTTCGTGGAGGGCCAGGTGCAGGGACGCGGCAGCGAGCCCCGCGGACGCATTGCCGTGCGGGACCGCCAGGGCGGCTCGGCCCGCGTGGACCTGCGCGGCTTCTCGGACTTCGACGTCCAGGCGCGCGGACTGACGCTGGCGGGGCAAAAGCTGACAGGCGACCTGCAGGCGCGCAGCGGCGTTCTGAGCGGCACCCTGCAGGCCGGACCCCTGACCGTCAACGCGCAGAACGGACGCATCAACGCGGCAGGCGAGATCGCCGGGCAGACGGTCAGCGCCAGCGGACGCCTGACCCTCCCGGCCACGCTGGACGATCTGAAATTGAACGTGAGCGGGCCGTACCTCACCGCCCAGGCCAGCGGCGGCGTGTCTGACCTGCGCGGGACGGTTGCCCTCAGGGCGCAGCGGTTCGGCGCGGCTCCGCTGACCCTGAGTGTGCCGGCCCAGCGCTTTCCCCTCACGGCGTCGCTGACCGGGGGGCGGGCGACGGTGGGCGGATTGACGTACTCGAACGGAGGATGGAGCGGCACGCTGACCGCCCGCTACGCGCTGTCGGGCACGCCCGGCACGGTCAGGCTGGTGGGCGGGAACGAGACGCTGGCCGCCGTGCCGTTCGGGCCGCTGAGCGGGCGGGTGCAGGTGCTGCCGCAACTGGGCGGCGCGGTCACGGCCAGCCTTTCCCCCGCCCTGCCGCTGCTGCCCGCAGCCCTGCGGGCCGAGGTGCTGCCGGGCCGCGTGACCGCGCAACTGTCGCAGGCCGGAGCCACCCTGAGCAGCGCGGGCACCCGCTACCTGGGCCAGCCGCTGGACCTGCAGGCCCGCGTGAACTGGCAGGGGGCGGTCTCGGCCTCGGGTGCTCTGGACCACCCGTGGGCGCGGCTGCCTTTCACCTACGCCGGTCAGACTCTGAAGATCAGGGGGGCCACGCTGGACGCCCGCGCACTGAAGCCCGTGCTGGGTGACCCGCTCAGCGACCTGAGGGGCCGGGCCACCCTCGACCTGAGTGTGCCTCAGCTGGACATTGCCCAGGCCAGTGGGCAGGCACGCCTCGACCTGAGCGCGCAGGGGCAGCGGGCCGCAGGAAACATTGCCCTGGCGAGGGGACAGGTGAGTGCCAATCTGAACAGCACCCTGGCGGGCCTGAACGTGCGGCTGCGCGGGCCGCTGTACCCGCAGGCCAACGCCGCCCTGACACTGGACGGGCTGAAGGCGACACTCCGGGGCAACGCGGAGAACACGCTGACCCTGCGCGCCACCGGGCAGTACGCCGAGCGGGCAGTCGACGTGACCGTGGCAGCGACGGGCCTGACCACGGACGCGGCCTCGGTCCAGCTTGACGGGACGGTGGCGGGCGCGGCCCTGAATCTGGCCGTCAATCAGGGCGCAGGCAAGGGACTTGCCGCCTGGAATACGGCGGGCAGCGTCAGCGTGCCCGATCTGAAACCTGTTCTGGGCTCAGACCTTGCGGGCCACCTGACGGCGACGCTGGACGGCACCCTGGCCGATCTGCGCCTGAACACCGCCGGCACCGTCGCAGGAGTTCACGTTCAGGCTCCCGCCTCCTACCGGGGCGGCGTGCTGCGCCTACAGGGGGCCACGGCCACGCTGCCGCAGGGCACAGTGCGGGCCAGCGGGCCGGTGTTTCCAGCGCTGAGGCTGAGCGCGAAGGCCACCATCACCGAGCTGCTACCGGGCAGCTACACCGTGCAGATCACGGGGGCGTACGGCAAGCCCGATATAAACGTGCAGGGCGTGCTGAAGGAGGGTCTCGCCGGTCTTCAGGCCCAGGGCACACGACTGAGCGCCCGCCTGCTGGGCCAGGACTGGAAGGTGGGCCTGAGCGGCACGAAACTGGCCGGCACCCTGCGCGGTCAGCTGGGGACGAATGCGCTGGGCGGCGTGTCCAGGGCCGATCTGACTGTGAACGCCACCTACCTGGGAGGCGGTGCCGACGCGCCCATCAGCGTGCGCCTCAGCGGCCATCCCGGCTGGAACGCCCGCACCGGCTGGAGCGGCACCCTGCGCGCGGTGGGCGACGTTCCCGGCGGACCACTGGACGCGGTGCTGGACGGCGATGGGGCCTTGAACGTGGCCGCACTGGTGGGCACCGGAAAGACCCAGGCCCGCCTGACCGGCCGCCTGCCCGCCGATCTGGCCTTCCGGCCCGGCGGCACCCTGAATCTGCAGGCCTTCGACGTGGGGGCGCTGTGGGGCCGCCCCGAACAGCTGCGCGTCAGCGGCGCCGCCACCGTGGGCGGCGCGTCTTGGAGTGCCCCCGAAGGCAGCTTCACCGGAAAGCTGCAGGACAGCGGCAACGAGTTGAGCGGCACCCTGGCGGCCTCCTACCGCGGCGGGAACGTCAGCGCGCAGCTGAACGGGCCGGTGGTGACCGGCCGCGCCGCGCTGGAGAGCGGGCGCTACGTGGCCAGCCTGAAGGCGGGCACCCTGCGGCTCGCCCGCCTGCTGCCGCGCGGGCTGGACGTGGACGCCCTGACCTTCGCGGGCCGGGTAGAGGCGGCAGGCACGCTGGCCGCCGGACCCCAGGTGCTGGAACTGCAAAATATCGCCCTCAAAGGCCAGCAGCAGCAGGCCGGGCCGTTCAGCCTGTACGGCGACGCGGGTTACCGCTGGCGGGCGGGCGGCCAGGATGTCCTGCGAACGGCCCTGAGCGGCAGCCTGCGCGGCGGCGTGCTGAAAGCCCAGGGCCAGTTGCCAGACGGCGTGCGCGTGACCGTGCGCGATCTGGGCACCAGCTTCCTGAACTCACCTGTTCTGAACGGGGGCAAGGTGGGCGCGGACGTAACGCTGCGCGGCGCGGTGGGCAACCCGGCGGTGGAAGGTTCGGTCACCGCCCGGACCGGCAGCTTCGATGCGCTCGCCACCCTTGCCGGGCGCGTGCGTGATCCCCACGCCGTGGCCCGCATCACGCTGCTGGGCGCAGCAGGAGGCACCCTCTACGCCGACGCACAGGCTCTGGACCTGAGCGCTGGAACGCTGCGGGCCAAGCTTTACGGCACGGTCCAGAGCGGCGGCAACACGGCAACGGTGAACCTGAACGGCGTGTGGCCCCGGCTGGCCGGCACCGTCCAGGCCACGCTGGCTGGAGTGGACGATACCCTCAACCTGACTGCCGACGGGCGCGGCGGCTACGCGCTGGACGCCGGAAGTCTGGGCAGCGGCACCGTCACGCTTCAGCAGGGTCAGGGATTTATTCCCGGCCTCACCGGAAGCCTGAGCCTGACACCGTTGCCATGGGTGAACGGCAGCGGGCAGCTGGATGTCGCCGCCACGCTGGCCGGGACCCTGAGCGCCCCCACCGTTGCGGCCACCGTGGTCTCGCGCGGGGCCTCGGCCTACGGCGTGACGCTGGCCGATACGGCGGGGCGGCTGGGCGGCACCTTGAACGACGTGATGGGCACCCTGGGTCAGGCCGGCAAAACCGTGGCGACGCTGGACGCTGGGAAGGTCACGCTGGACGGCCTGCGCCTGAGCGCGGCGGGCAGCACCGTGAGGGTCAGTGGTGCGGCAGGGCTGGACGGCCGCGCGGACCTCGACCTGACAGCCGACGGGACGCTGAGGGGGGTCCTGACAGCCAAATACCGTGCCCGCTCACTGTCCCTGGCAGGCCAGCTGGAGGGGCCGCAGAACCTGGCGGCGGCGGTGGACCTGCGGGCCGATCCCTTCACCGGCTGGCACGGGGACGTGCGCGTGACCGGCGGGCCGTCGCTGGGCGGTAGCGGCGACGTGCTGACGGCCCCGGCGGTGCTGAACGTCTCGGGACCGCTGGCCCACCCGCTGGCGCGGGGCACGGCGGGACTGCTGGGAGCGGGGGCGCGCATCGTGGCCGCGCAGACCGGCGTGCAGGTGCGGCTGGTGGACGGTCCCGGCGCCAGCGCAAACGGCGCGGTGGGCGTGCGGCCCGGCCAGAACGGCGAGTGGCGCTGGGACGGCGCGCTCAGCCTGACCCGCCCCGAGCTGAGCCTGAGCGTCACCCCCAGCGGCGCGCTGGCCGATCCCAGGGTGCTGCTCAGCGTGCGCCGGGGCGAGTGGCGGGCCAGCGGCACGGCTACGCTGGCGGGCACGGACCTGCGCGTCAGTGACGGCGAGCGCGACGGCTCCCTGAGCTTCAGGGACGGCCAGTTGCAGACCAGTCTGCCGGGCCTGCAACTGGCCCGCCTGGGCATCCCAGACCTGAACGGCGTCCTCACCGCCAGCGGCACCCTGGACACCGGCACGCAAGACGGGCAGGTGTCGGTGAAAGTCACGGATTTCACCTCCGCCGCCGAGGTGCCGTACCTGGGGCTGCAACTGTCCGGCGACGGCCGCGCGGACGTGACGCTGCGCGGCGGACGGCCCACGGTGGCGGCGCAGCTCACGCTGCCTTCCGGCACGCTGCAATTGAACGCCCTGCAGGGCCAGAAGACCTGGACCGGACGGCTGACCGGCAGCCTGCGCCAGCAGGGCGGGACGCTGAACGTGAACGTGGGCCTGGACAGCGGCGGCCTGACCGGACGGCTGGGTGCCGTGACCTACCCGGTCGAGGTGGCGAATCAGCGGCTGACCGTGGACGGCGAGGTGAACCTCAAGGGCCAGAGCTTCGGGGCCACCCTGAGCGCCCGCAACGAGGTGGGGGGCGCCAGCGTGGCGGCTTCGGGCGGCATCGCCGATCTGCTGCCGGACGCGCCGCTGGAGCTGCTGGCCCTGCGCCCCACCGGCGAGGGCTACAGCGCCCAGGCTGTGCTGGACGATCTGGAGATCAGCAACCTGAAGATTGCCCCCGACCTGTCGGGACGGCTGAGCGGCAACGCCAACCTGCAAGACGGCGGCGGCACCTTCGTGCTGCGCTCGGAGGGCCTGATGGTGGGGCCGAAAACGCTGCCGGCCCGGCTGGAGGGCACGCTGGCCGGGGGCAGCTGGCGCATTCGCGGCTTCCTGGGCCAGTCGGATTTCACGGCCGGCTTCAGCACCGCCGGGGAGGGCAGCGGCGAGGTCTTCGGTCAGGGCAGCCTGCGCGCCCTGCCGGTGGGGGCGCTGGTGGCGGCCTTCACCGGGGCGGCCCCCGGCGAGGGCGTCGTGACCGGGGTGGCCCGCTTCCGCTTCCCGCTGGCCGATCCGCTGGCCGGCAGCGCCAACGTGGTCGCCGAGCGCATCCGGGTCAGCGCCAGCAGCGGCGCGGGCGAGGCCGCCTCCACCGAGACGCTGACCGGCACCGGGACGCTGGAGTACGCCGGGCGGGAACTGCGCGGCGTGAACATTCAGCTGACCGGGGCCGGCACCTGGGACGTGCGCGGCCAGTACACCCGGCAGGCCGTCGACCTCAACGCCCGCTTCACCAACACCACCTTTACCCCGGTGTTGCGCCTGATTCCCGGTCTGGCGGACCTGGACCCCAGCCTGCGCGGCAGCCTGACCCTCAGCGCGGCGGGCACCTACGAGCGCCCGCGCGGGCTGCTGCGCGTGCAGAACCTCAGCGGCAGCGTGGCGGGCCTGAGCCTGGAAATTCCCAGCTTCGCGGGCGACCTGCCCGACAGCGGCGCGTTCACGGCGGGCGGCACGGTCCTGACCGGCGGCGCGCTGGGGGCCAACGGCACGCTGGACGTGCGCGGGCAGCTCACGCTGGGCCGGCTGAGTGGCACCCGCGTGGCCTTCAGCGGCCTGCTGGCCCCACAGGGCCTGGGTGCGCTGCCGAACAGCACGGTGGTGCTGACCCAGAACGGCGAGGCGTTCACGGTGGACGCCGCAAGCCGCAGCAGCAGTGCGGCCAGTGGGGCCGGCACCCTGCGGCTGACCGGGCAGGTCTCGCCCACCCTGGACCTGACCCTGACCGCCCGCAACTACAACCTGCCGCTGTCGGTGATCTTCGCCCGCGAAAGCGCCCTGAACGCGGACCTGCGCGCGGTGGACGACGGCACCCTGATCCGCGTGAGCGGCGCGGCCAGCTTCCAGCGCCTGATCCTGGGCCGCGCCGACGCGAAAGCCACCATTCCCACGCTGGGACAGACCAACGGACAGACCCTGAACGGGCCGGGCAGCGGCACCGGGCGCACCACCGACAACTACGTCAGCCCGCTGCCCGAGATCTACTCCACCTTCCCGGCCCCGGCGCCCACCGGTGAGGCCGCCCCCCGGCCCGCGCGTCCCTTTCTGGAACGGGTGGTGTTCGAGGACCTTCCCATCCGCGCGCCTGGCGGCGTCCGGGTCGACGAGAGCCTGGCGCGCGCCGAATTCAGTACGGCGGGCCTGACCCTGGCGGGCAGCGGCGCGCGGCCACGCCTGAGCGGCAGTGTCCGCTCCGAGCGTGGGCTGATCTACCTGCGCGAGAACGAATTCACCCTGGCGGGCAGCAGCGTGACCTTCGGCGGCGAGGGCCTGCTGCCCACCTTCGACATCACGGCGGCGGGGCAGGTGCAGGCCGTCACCACCCGCCAGCGCGTGCCCGTGACCCTGAACCTGCGCGGCGAATTCGTGACCCGCGCCGACGGTCAGGCGGCCCTGGACCTGAACACCACGCTGCGCTGCACCAGCGAGGGCAGCGCCTGCCGCAATCCCGACACCGGTCAGGACTACACCGAGCCGGAGCTGTACGCGCTGGTCGCCACCGGGGTGCCCAACCTGACCGCGCTGCCCGGCAACATCGGCGCGCTGGGGGCCAGCGCCGTGCAGACCGCCCTGAACGTCTTCGTGCTGGGCGAGCTGGAACGGACCCTGGCCAAGGCCTTCGGGCTGGACGTGTTCCGCCTGACCCCCAACCTGACCGCCGAGGACGGCAACCTGGGCGCGACCCTGACGCTGGGCTCGTACCTGACCCGTGACCTGTACCTGCAGTATCAGGTGGATCTGGCGGGACAGGGCCTGCTGGACGCCACCTACAGCACCCCGGACGACCGCTTCACCTTCCGGGTCAGCACGCCGCTGACCGGGCTGGACCTGGGCAGCCTGCGCCCCAGCTTCAGCGCCGGGTACAACGTCAACCCGCGCACCAACCTGAGCATCGGCGTGCAGAACGGCGACGTCAGCACGCGCATCCGCTTCGGCGTGACGTACCGGATCGGGGGACGGTAA